Proteins found in one Streptococcus criceti HS-6 genomic segment:
- a CDS encoding ABC transporter permease, giving the protein MVSTISQGLLWAVLGIGIYLTFRILDFPDMTTEGSFPLGGAVAVTLITQGVNPLLATLAAVGAGCLAGFATGLLYTRGKIPTILAGILVMTSCNSIMLMVMGRSNLGLLNQKLLQDFLPFSKELNLLILGTIVVILVIFLIIFFLNTRLGQAYIATGDNREMARSFGINTDNMELMGLVVSNGIIALSGALVSQQDGYADVSKGIGVIVIGLASIIIGEVMFANLTMLERFIAIMIGSVLYQILIWAVVALGFNTNYLKLFSALILAIFLIVPRFKEKFFKEVRLSR; this is encoded by the coding sequence ATGGTTTCAACAATTTCACAAGGTCTTTTGTGGGCTGTCCTAGGGATCGGGATTTACCTGACTTTTAGGATTCTTGATTTTCCAGATATGACAACAGAAGGGAGTTTTCCTCTGGGCGGAGCAGTGGCGGTTACCCTCATTACTCAGGGAGTCAACCCGCTTTTAGCGACTCTAGCAGCGGTCGGTGCTGGCTGTTTGGCTGGTTTCGCGACAGGACTGCTCTATACTCGAGGTAAGATTCCGACAATTTTGGCTGGGATTCTGGTCATGACTTCTTGTAACTCGATTATGCTGATGGTCATGGGCCGCTCCAATCTAGGATTGCTCAATCAAAAACTTTTACAAGACTTCCTGCCTTTCAGCAAAGAACTCAATCTCTTGATTTTAGGAACTATTGTCGTTATTCTAGTCATTTTCTTAATTATCTTTTTCCTCAATACCCGTTTGGGGCAGGCCTATATTGCTACAGGGGATAATCGTGAGATGGCTCGCAGTTTTGGCATCAATACAGATAATATGGAGCTAATGGGATTGGTCGTCTCTAATGGTATCATTGCCCTGTCTGGTGCCCTAGTCAGCCAACAGGACGGTTACGCTGATGTCTCTAAGGGTATTGGGGTTATCGTTATTGGTTTAGCTAGTATTATTATTGGGGAAGTTATGTTTGCCAATCTGACTATGCTGGAGCGCTTCATTGCCATTATGATTGGCTCTGTCCTCTATCAAATTTTGATCTGGGCAGTGGTGGCACTTGGTTTCAATACCAACTACCTCAAGCTCTTTAGTGCACTGATTTTGGCTATTTTCCTGATTGTGCCAAGATTCAAGGAAAAATTCTTCAAGGAGGTTAGGTTATCGCGATGA
- the trpX gene encoding tryptophan ABC transporter substrate-binding protein, with protein MKNKRLWAVLSLLIIFTLALVIRDEWHLGQAGKSNRVVKVGVLQYVTHEALDDIYDGIKDELAKEGYSGDRVKIQFLNAEGDQSKIATMSKQLADGHNDVLIGIATPAAQGLANASKDTPVVMGAISDPIGAKLVTNMKHPTGNVTGTSNQVPIADTVKLIQTVTPQTKTVGILYASSEDNSVSQVNSFSKEAQKKGLKVKTYAVPSTNEITTTMNVISKEVDALWIPQDNTIASAFTTVVSIANSNKLPVYPSVDTMLKQGGLASVYQSQHQLGVETGKIAVQILKGKKVADIPVKVVDTGSPAVNLKVAQQLGIDIPDSVLRDAKKSGLVLK; from the coding sequence ATGAAAAACAAGCGTTTGTGGGCAGTTTTGTCCCTCTTAATCATCTTTACCCTAGCTCTGGTTATTCGGGATGAGTGGCACTTGGGGCAGGCAGGTAAAAGCAATCGTGTGGTTAAAGTTGGCGTTCTTCAGTACGTTACCCACGAAGCTCTGGACGATATCTATGATGGAATCAAGGATGAATTAGCTAAGGAAGGCTATTCTGGTGACCGGGTTAAGATTCAATTTCTTAATGCAGAAGGAGACCAATCCAAGATTGCGACCATGAGCAAGCAATTGGCCGATGGTCATAATGATGTCCTAATTGGGATTGCCACTCCAGCAGCTCAAGGTTTGGCTAATGCTAGTAAGGATACTCCTGTTGTGATGGGAGCTATCAGCGATCCTATCGGTGCCAAGCTGGTGACCAATATGAAGCATCCGACTGGCAATGTCACGGGGACATCTAATCAGGTGCCAATCGCTGATACGGTTAAACTGATTCAAACGGTGACCCCGCAAACCAAGACTGTTGGGATTCTCTATGCCAGCAGTGAAGACAATTCGGTCTCGCAGGTAAATAGTTTCAGCAAGGAAGCTCAGAAGAAAGGTCTTAAGGTTAAGACCTACGCTGTCCCATCGACCAACGAAATTACTACAACTATGAATGTCATCAGCAAGGAAGTGGATGCCCTCTGGATTCCTCAGGACAATACGATTGCTTCAGCCTTTACGACAGTTGTTTCTATTGCCAATAGTAATAAGTTGCCGGTTTATCCAAGCGTTGATACCATGCTCAAGCAAGGCGGTTTGGCTTCGGTTTATCAGAGCCAGCATCAATTGGGCGTGGAAACTGGTAAGATTGCCGTGCAAATTCTTAAGGGCAAGAAGGTAGCTGATATTCCGGTCAAGGTTGTGGATACTGGCAGTCCAGCTGTTAATCTTAAGGTTGCCCAGCAGTTGGGTATTGATATTCCGGATTCCGTTCTTAGGGATGCTAAGAAATCTGGTCTAGTGCTTAAATAG
- a CDS encoding ABC transporter ATP-binding protein, producing MTKIVELKDATVTVSNGYDDVKTILDQVSLDIYEHDFITILGGNGAGKSTLFNVIAGTLMLTSGSIHIMGEDVTHLPAQKRAKYLSRVFQDPKMGTAPRMTVAENLLVAKYRGESRGLVPRKIHTFRDDFQMLIAQIGNGLDKHLDTPTGFLSGGQRQALSLLMATVKRPDLLLLDEHTAALDPKTSQSLMVLTDKIMKRDQLTGLMITHHMEDALKYGNRLIVMKDGKVIQDLDQDAKSQMALSDYYAFFE from the coding sequence ATGACAAAAATTGTAGAATTAAAAGATGCTACTGTCACTGTCAGTAATGGTTATGATGATGTTAAAACGATTTTAGACCAGGTCAGCCTAGATATTTATGAGCATGATTTTATTACTATTTTGGGCGGGAATGGGGCTGGTAAATCCACTCTCTTTAATGTGATTGCTGGAACACTTATGCTGACTTCTGGCTCCATCCATATTATGGGTGAGGATGTAACCCATTTGCCGGCTCAAAAGCGGGCCAAGTATTTATCTCGAGTTTTTCAAGACCCTAAAATGGGAACGGCTCCACGGATGACGGTAGCTGAGAATCTTCTGGTAGCCAAGTATCGCGGTGAGAGTAGGGGACTGGTCCCTCGAAAAATCCATACTTTTCGTGATGATTTTCAAATGCTGATTGCCCAGATTGGTAATGGCTTGGACAAGCACTTGGATACACCGACAGGTTTTTTATCGGGTGGGCAGCGTCAGGCTCTCAGTTTGCTTATGGCAACAGTTAAGCGACCTGATTTACTACTTTTGGATGAACATACAGCGGCCTTGGATCCCAAGACCAGCCAATCTCTGATGGTGTTGACTGACAAAATTATGAAGCGGGATCAATTGACCGGTCTTATGATTACCCACCACATGGAAGATGCCCTCAAGTATGGCAATCGTCTGATTGTCATGAAGGATGGCAAAGTTATTCAGGATCTTGACCAAGATGCCAAGAGCCAGATGGCCCTCAGTGACTATTATGCTTTTTTTGAATAG
- a CDS encoding metallophosphoesterase family protein: MKLLHTADWHIGRQLNNNGLSLLDDQAYVLQQILDLAKKEAVDGVIIAGDLYDRGLPPVEAVNLFNQILNRFLFEAKIPVYAITGNHDSAKRLEFGQEFFKRQGFYLVSNLADSFQPIELEGVQIFLLPFIDPIDAKIYYQDSEISTMNQAISRIVTDMKKLFNPAKKQILVTHFAVSQGADDSALREQMLSETTRTVGGLTTLTSDLFDDFAYVALGHIHTRFASPSETVAYSGSPLIFNKDEAKRKDIKGVYLVEISNDSVSKTFHPLKPYKDFLVLEAPYHDLLNQDFYEAYPRKVARFAFDILAEDRKELEGINVRAQLEEIYGEEIIDLRIKETKARVRSSRAGFNPTKSKLSEDQLIATFFSEMTGGDQLSAYQQALVQELLGRGEEK, translated from the coding sequence ATGAAACTACTACACACTGCTGATTGGCATATTGGCCGTCAGCTCAATAATAACGGCCTCAGCCTTTTGGACGATCAGGCTTATGTCTTACAGCAAATTCTGGATTTGGCTAAGAAAGAAGCGGTTGATGGGGTTATCATTGCAGGAGACCTCTATGATAGGGGACTGCCTCCGGTTGAGGCGGTCAATCTCTTTAACCAAATTCTCAATCGTTTCCTTTTTGAAGCTAAGATTCCTGTCTATGCTATTACGGGCAATCATGATTCGGCCAAACGCTTGGAGTTTGGTCAGGAATTTTTTAAGCGCCAAGGATTTTATCTGGTTTCCAATTTGGCCGATAGTTTTCAGCCGATTGAGCTGGAAGGGGTTCAGATTTTTCTTTTGCCCTTTATCGACCCTATTGATGCTAAAATCTACTACCAAGATTCTGAGATTTCGACTATGAATCAGGCAATCAGCCGGATTGTGACTGATATGAAAAAGCTTTTTAATCCAGCTAAAAAGCAGATTTTGGTAACTCATTTTGCAGTCAGCCAAGGGGCAGATGATAGTGCTTTGCGGGAACAGATGCTTTCAGAAACGACCAGAACTGTTGGTGGGCTGACAACCTTGACTAGTGATCTTTTTGATGATTTTGCCTATGTGGCTTTGGGACATATCCATACCCGCTTCGCCTCGCCGTCTGAGACGGTTGCCTATAGCGGCAGCCCTTTGATTTTCAACAAGGATGAAGCTAAGCGCAAGGATATTAAAGGAGTCTATCTGGTTGAGATTTCTAATGACAGCGTCAGCAAGACCTTCCATCCGCTCAAACCTTATAAGGACTTTTTGGTTTTGGAGGCTCCTTATCATGATTTGCTGAATCAGGACTTTTATGAAGCCTATCCAAGGAAAGTGGCTCGCTTTGCCTTTGACATCCTGGCGGAAGACAGGAAAGAGTTGGAAGGGATCAACGTCCGAGCCCAGCTGGAAGAGATTTACGGAGAAGAAATCATTGACTTGCGAATCAAGGAGACCAAGGCCAGAGTCAGATCTAGCCGGGCTGGTTTTAATCCCACCAAGTCAAAATTGTCTGAGGATCAGCTAATTGCAACGTTTTTTTCGGAGATGACCGGAGGCGATCAGCTCTCAGCCTATCAACAAGCCTTGGTTCAGGAGTTATTAGGAAGGGGTGAAGAGAAATGA
- a CDS encoding HAD family hydrolase, which translates to MTNYQTIIFDLDGTLTDSQTGIINSLAYAFKKLGLALPPKSDLMTFIGPPLSQSFQDFCGLSESETQEAISYYRQYFSDNGWKENRLLPGTKELLHDLKDAGKTLLVASSKPEVFVKQILDYFDISSYFTVIAGATLNDSRSQKSEVIAYVLKKAGIQNTNRAIMVGDRKYDVEGARANSLSAIGLLLGFGSKEELEEAGATAIAKDFKDLKKILLN; encoded by the coding sequence ATGACAAACTATCAAACCATTATTTTTGACCTAGACGGGACCCTAACGGATTCCCAGACAGGCATTATCAACAGTCTGGCTTATGCCTTTAAAAAGTTAGGCCTTGCCCTCCCCCCTAAAAGTGACCTAATGACATTTATCGGGCCACCTTTGAGTCAATCCTTTCAAGACTTCTGTGGTCTTTCTGAGTCAGAAACCCAAGAAGCGATTAGCTACTATCGCCAGTATTTTTCGGACAATGGCTGGAAGGAAAACCGACTTCTACCAGGGACTAAAGAACTTCTCCACGACCTCAAGGATGCTGGTAAGACTCTCTTAGTCGCCTCTTCTAAACCGGAAGTTTTCGTCAAACAGATCCTCGACTATTTCGATATCAGCTCCTACTTCACCGTCATTGCTGGTGCTACTCTAAATGACAGCCGTAGTCAAAAGTCTGAAGTCATTGCCTATGTTCTCAAGAAAGCTGGCATACAAAACACCAATCGGGCCATCATGGTTGGCGACCGCAAGTACGATGTCGAAGGAGCTAGAGCCAACAGTTTATCTGCTATCGGACTCCTATTGGGTTTTGGTAGCAAAGAAGAACTGGAGGAAGCCGGCGCTACTGCTATTGCCAAAGATTTTAAAGATTTGAAAAAAATCCTCTTGAACTAA
- a CDS encoding AAA family ATPase, which produces MKPIRIEMTNFGPYRREVLDFSSLDENSLFLISGRTGAGKSSIFDAMVYALYDKTSGDRPVNELRSSFAGFKDPRTKVVFYFEHHNQLYRLERELDLKPRKGLDRGKGIGTSKANLAVVDGVGGLELDKLAGKPKDTNQAVVDLLGLTSEQFKQIILLPQYQFSQFLKSPTSEKIPILRQIFGTQVFAKFEEDLAQKWSLARQEQRQFQTNLEAHFASQIWTPEERATFAELTNEQRLSQIQKLLKDYQEELTAARQKKAVAEKSAREADLAYQAAQGLSAQFQDRQSKQAQYQEQIVDQAEDYQEKQAKLNQLNFAAGLSDLVKEENSKQRRVQELDRSLTNLQEDLAKKREELEPLEKQLATLQEQEVEAEESQAEIENLSLALSGAQTLAKQTAELTAAELGLKKLVDDQKKLVNQEQELSQSKADLEASLISEQELQALKEIRQEAQYLIDGDLSDSLQKLAQLQKESESLSDRQTATGQAQDRLESELADLRSQLKAMKQAQLKLMVAKLQTELEDGSPCPVCGSFDHPGIQVGSVDEETLVDLSQKVEDLEAQLVNKQKALQVKQFEAGQLKSQLSDNRRTRKDLQENLSSSYQILQERVSSYLSDFIWEATYSDRFGQALKDYLDQQYQDSSAKKTKQDRQLEQLIQDLASLDQIKQKLQQESAGLSGQIKTLKQSQNQLNGAYPELKTPDYYQQEIANRRGAYRQFRKELEACQKKVASQKEALSSLQGRLASLTESLQTNQADLKALTEQLESQLADSKSLTHERSELQGWLTDLAAGQQLTLQAWLTEYQQRRQGLEASLADLNQSLANQSEPDLSALAQQKEEAESALNQAASQLALSQHHRDQVVQLVAEIENLVAKAGHHLEEFSQLTQLKNIISGTETGSQRLKLETYVIRAYLEEILTYANDHYIGLLSNQQFEFLIGKEGSGNSQSGLEINIYDRTNNKELPAASLSGGETFIASLAIALSMSEVVQNTSNGALVETLFIDEGFGSLDEDTLDKAIAVLEQIGQNRMVGVISHVKEMKDTIQQQVLIDKGLDGSSRIKVKAG; this is translated from the coding sequence ATGAAGCCGATTCGCATTGAAATGACTAACTTTGGTCCCTATCGTCGAGAAGTTCTTGATTTCTCTTCTCTTGACGAAAATAGTCTCTTTCTTATCAGTGGCCGAACAGGAGCTGGTAAGTCCAGTATTTTCGATGCTATGGTCTACGCTCTCTATGACAAGACATCGGGCGACCGTCCTGTTAATGAACTGCGCTCAAGCTTTGCAGGGTTCAAGGATCCTAGAACCAAGGTAGTTTTCTACTTTGAGCATCATAATCAGCTCTATCGTTTAGAGCGGGAGCTGGATTTAAAACCTCGAAAGGGGCTTGATCGAGGCAAGGGAATCGGTACTAGCAAAGCTAACTTGGCGGTTGTTGATGGTGTCGGTGGTTTGGAGCTGGATAAATTGGCTGGCAAACCTAAGGATACTAATCAGGCTGTTGTTGATTTGCTGGGGCTGACTAGTGAACAGTTCAAACAGATTATTCTCCTGCCCCAATACCAATTCAGCCAGTTTCTCAAGTCACCAACCAGTGAGAAGATTCCTATTTTGCGGCAAATTTTTGGGACTCAGGTCTTCGCCAAATTTGAGGAAGATTTGGCCCAGAAATGGTCTCTGGCCAGACAGGAGCAAAGGCAGTTTCAAACGAATTTAGAGGCTCATTTTGCCAGTCAGATTTGGACACCAGAAGAACGGGCGACATTTGCTGAATTGACTAATGAGCAACGACTTTCTCAGATCCAGAAACTGTTAAAGGACTATCAAGAGGAGCTGACAGCAGCTAGGCAGAAAAAAGCAGTGGCTGAAAAAAGTGCTAGGGAGGCGGATTTGGCTTACCAAGCTGCCCAAGGTCTATCCGCCCAATTTCAGGACCGTCAGAGCAAGCAAGCCCAGTACCAAGAGCAGATTGTGGATCAGGCTGAAGATTATCAAGAAAAACAAGCCAAATTAAACCAGCTGAATTTTGCGGCAGGTTTGTCCGATTTAGTCAAGGAAGAAAACAGTAAACAAAGAAGAGTCCAAGAGCTAGACCGTTCACTGACCAATTTACAGGAAGATCTCGCTAAAAAAAGGGAGGAGCTAGAACCGTTAGAAAAGCAACTGGCGACGTTGCAAGAACAGGAAGTTGAGGCAGAAGAAAGTCAGGCAGAAATTGAAAATCTGAGTTTGGCTTTGAGTGGTGCCCAGACGCTGGCCAAACAAACTGCTGAGTTGACAGCAGCTGAGTTAGGATTGAAAAAATTAGTGGATGACCAGAAAAAATTGGTTAACCAAGAGCAAGAACTTAGCCAGAGCAAGGCTGATCTTGAAGCAAGTTTGATCTCTGAGCAAGAGCTGCAGGCTTTGAAGGAGATTCGGCAGGAGGCTCAGTATTTGATAGATGGCGACTTGTCAGATAGCTTACAAAAATTAGCTCAGCTGCAAAAAGAGAGCGAGTCCCTCTCTGACCGTCAGACGGCTACTGGCCAAGCTCAAGATAGGCTGGAAAGTGAATTGGCTGATTTACGGTCTCAGCTTAAGGCCATGAAGCAAGCCCAACTCAAACTGATGGTAGCCAAGCTTCAGACAGAATTAGAGGACGGCAGTCCTTGCCCGGTCTGTGGTTCATTTGATCATCCAGGTATCCAAGTTGGGTCGGTTGATGAAGAGACTTTAGTCGATCTCTCTCAAAAAGTGGAGGATTTAGAAGCACAATTAGTTAATAAGCAGAAGGCCCTGCAAGTTAAACAGTTTGAAGCCGGCCAGCTAAAGAGTCAACTGAGTGATAATCGAAGAACAAGGAAAGATTTGCAAGAAAACTTATCATCCAGCTACCAAATCTTGCAAGAGAGAGTATCCAGCTATTTGAGCGATTTTATTTGGGAAGCCACCTATTCTGACCGTTTTGGTCAGGCGCTTAAAGATTATCTTGATCAACAGTACCAAGATAGTTCTGCCAAGAAAACCAAGCAAGATCGACAGCTAGAGCAACTGATTCAGGATTTAGCGAGCTTGGATCAAATCAAGCAAAAACTCCAGCAAGAAAGCGCTGGTCTGTCGGGTCAGATTAAAACGTTGAAGCAGAGCCAAAACCAACTCAATGGGGCATACCCAGAACTTAAAACACCGGACTATTATCAACAAGAGATTGCTAATCGCAGAGGAGCTTATCGACAATTTCGCAAAGAACTTGAAGCTTGTCAGAAGAAAGTGGCTAGTCAGAAAGAAGCCTTGTCCAGCCTCCAAGGTCGACTGGCTAGTTTGACTGAGAGTTTGCAGACTAACCAAGCAGATCTTAAAGCCCTGACTGAACAGCTAGAGAGTCAGTTAGCAGATTCCAAATCCCTGACTCATGAACGCTCTGAGCTTCAAGGATGGTTGACAGACCTAGCAGCAGGTCAGCAATTGACCCTGCAAGCTTGGTTGACTGAGTATCAGCAACGTCGCCAAGGTTTGGAGGCCAGTTTAGCGGATCTCAACCAATCTCTAGCGAATCAGAGCGAACCTGATTTGTCAGCTCTGGCTCAGCAAAAAGAAGAGGCAGAATCTGCTCTTAATCAGGCTGCTAGTCAACTAGCCCTCAGTCAGCACCATCGGGACCAAGTTGTCCAGTTAGTGGCTGAGATTGAGAATCTAGTGGCCAAAGCTGGCCATCATTTGGAAGAATTTAGCCAGCTGACCCAGCTTAAAAATATCATCAGCGGAACTGAAACAGGTAGTCAGCGACTTAAGCTGGAAACCTATGTTATCCGAGCCTACTTGGAGGAAATTCTAACTTATGCGAATGACCATTACATCGGCTTGCTCAGTAACCAGCAGTTTGAATTTTTGATTGGTAAGGAAGGGTCTGGTAACAGTCAATCGGGTCTGGAAATCAATATCTACGATCGAACCAATAACAAGGAACTGCCGGCTGCTTCCCTGTCTGGTGGTGAAACCTTTATTGCTTCGCTGGCTATTGCTTTGTCTATGTCAGAGGTCGTACAAAATACTAGCAATGGGGCCTTGGTTGAAACCCTCTTTATTGACGAAGGTTTTGGTTCTCTCGATGAGGATACTTTAGATAAAGCTATCGCTGTTTTGGAACAAATCGGACAAAATCGGATGGTCGGTGTCATCAGCCATGTTAAGGAAATGAAGGACACCATTCAACAGCAGGTCCTCATTGACAAGGGGCTTGATGGTTCCAGCCGGATCAAGGTGAAAGCGGGCTAG
- a CDS encoding Rqc2 family fibronectin-binding protein, with translation MSFDGFFLHYLTQELRDQILYGRIQKVNQPFERELVLTIRNNRQNYKLLLSAHPVFGRVQVTKTDFQNPKNPNTYTMIMRKYLQGAVIEDLQQLENDRVLELTISNKNEIGDQVRVTLMVEIMGKHSNIILLDKAEGKIIEAIKHIGFSQNSYRTILPGSTYITPPKTDALNPFTVKEDRLFEILQTEDLSPKSLQRRFQGLGGDTAQELAKQLESDKLKNFRTFFNQSCQPTLTEKSFAPVAFSDNQMDFPSLSELMDYYYQDKAERDRVAQQASDLIHRVQNDLEKNKKKLIKQKKELAATEKAESFRQKGELLTTYLNLVPNNKDKVELDNYYTGEKITIALDLSLSPSQNAQKYFKKYQKLKEAVKHLKGLIEETKQTISYLESVELALSQASLDEIAEIREELVETGFIRRRKHDKQQKRKKPEQYLASDGKTIIMVGRNNLQNEELTFKMAKKGELWFHAKDIPGSHVIIRDNLEPSDEVKTDAAELAAYYSKARLSNLVQVDMIDNKKLHKPSGAKPGFVTYTGQKTLRVTPNEEKIQAMKIR, from the coding sequence ATGTCATTCGATGGCTTTTTCTTACATTATCTAACTCAGGAGCTTCGCGATCAAATTCTTTACGGTCGCATCCAAAAGGTCAACCAGCCCTTTGAAAGAGAGTTAGTCCTAACCATTCGCAACAATCGGCAAAATTACAAATTACTGCTATCAGCCCATCCTGTCTTTGGTCGGGTTCAGGTGACCAAGACTGATTTTCAGAATCCGAAAAATCCCAATACCTATACTATGATTATGCGAAAATACCTGCAGGGAGCGGTCATTGAAGACCTGCAGCAACTAGAGAATGACCGAGTTTTGGAGCTGACCATTTCTAACAAAAATGAAATCGGTGACCAAGTCAGGGTAACCTTGATGGTTGAAATCATGGGCAAGCACAGCAATATCATTCTCTTGGACAAGGCCGAGGGCAAGATTATTGAAGCTATCAAACACATTGGCTTTTCGCAGAATAGCTATCGGACCATTCTGCCAGGATCAACCTATATCACCCCACCCAAGACCGATGCTCTCAATCCCTTCACGGTCAAGGAAGATCGGCTCTTTGAAATTTTACAGACTGAGGATTTGAGTCCCAAGAGTCTACAAAGACGCTTTCAGGGTTTGGGAGGCGATACCGCTCAGGAATTGGCCAAGCAATTGGAGTCAGATAAACTTAAAAACTTTCGGACCTTCTTTAATCAATCCTGCCAACCTACTCTGACTGAAAAGAGCTTTGCTCCTGTAGCTTTTAGTGATAATCAAATGGACTTTCCCAGTTTATCCGAACTGATGGACTACTACTATCAGGACAAAGCTGAGCGAGACCGTGTGGCCCAACAGGCCAGCGACCTCATTCATCGGGTGCAAAATGATTTGGAAAAAAATAAAAAGAAACTAATTAAGCAAAAGAAGGAGCTAGCAGCCACAGAAAAAGCTGAAAGTTTCCGTCAAAAAGGTGAACTCTTAACCACCTATCTCAATCTGGTCCCCAATAATAAGGATAAGGTTGAGCTGGACAACTACTACACAGGTGAGAAGATCACCATTGCCCTAGACCTCAGCCTCAGCCCCAGCCAGAACGCTCAGAAGTATTTCAAAAAATATCAGAAACTCAAGGAAGCTGTTAAACACCTCAAGGGTCTAATTGAAGAGACCAAACAGACCATCTCCTACTTGGAATCCGTTGAACTAGCTCTGTCCCAAGCCTCATTGGACGAAATTGCAGAAATCCGTGAAGAACTGGTAGAAACTGGCTTTATTCGCCGCCGCAAACACGATAAACAGCAGAAACGTAAAAAACCTGAACAATACTTAGCCAGCGATGGCAAGACCATTATCATGGTCGGCCGTAACAACCTGCAAAATGAAGAGCTAACCTTCAAAATGGCCAAAAAAGGTGAACTGTGGTTCCACGCCAAAGATATTCCCGGCAGCCATGTCATCATCAGGGACAATCTGGAGCCTTCTGATGAAGTCAAGACTGACGCTGCCGAACTAGCTGCCTACTACTCTAAGGCTCGCCTCTCTAATCTCGTTCAGGTCGATATGATTGACAACAAGAAGCTCCATAAACCAAGTGGAGCCAAACCCGGCTTTGTCACCTATACTGGCCAAAAGACCTTACGGGTCACACCAAATGAAGAAAAAATCCAAGCTATGAAAATTAGATAA